From Mustelus asterias chromosome 5, sMusAst1.hap1.1, whole genome shotgun sequence, a single genomic window includes:
- the LOC144494196 gene encoding histone H2A type 1-J-like gives MSGRGKTGKTRTKAKSRSSRAGLQFPVGRVHRLLRKGNYAQRVGAGAPVYLAAVLEYLTAEILELAGNAARDNKKTRIIPRHLQLAVRNDEELNKLLGKVTIAQGGVLPNIQAVLLPKKSSAASKTK, from the coding sequence atgtctggaagaggaaagaCCGGAAAAACTCGGACTAAGGCCAAGTCTCGCTCCTCCCGGGCTGGACTGCAGTTCCCGGTGGGCCGTGTTCACAGGCTCCTGAGAAAGGGCAACTATGCGCAGCGTGTGGGTGCCGGAGCCCCGGTCTACCTGGCTGCAGTGCTCGAGTATCTGACGgctgaaatcctggagctggccggcaacgcggcccgggacaacaagaaaacccgcatcatccccagacacctcCAGTTGGCCGTGCGTAACGACGAggagctcaacaagctgctgggaAAGGTGACCATCGCTCAGGGAGGGGTGCTGCCCAATATCCAGGCCGTGCTGCTGCCAAAGAAATCCTCCGCGGCATCGAAGACCAAGTGA
- the LOC144494193 gene encoding late histone H2B.2.1-like codes for MGEDKKQQQISKKGGKKALKKPTTKSGKKKRRSRRESYGIYIYKVMKQVHPDTGISSKAMSIMNSFVNDIFERIAGEASRLAHYNKRSTISSREIQTAVRLLLPGELAKHAVSEGTKAVTKYTSSK; via the coding sequence ATGGGTGAGGATAAGAAGCAACAGCAAATTTCCAAGAAGGGCGGCAAGAAAGCCCTGAAGAAACCGACAACCAAGAGTGGCAAGAAGAAGAGGAGGTCCAGGAGGGAGAGTTACGGcatctacatctacaaagtgatgaagcaggttcaccccgataccggcatctcctccaaggccatgagcatcatgaactcgttcgtTAACGACATCTTCGAGCGCATCGCGGGTGAAgcttcccgcctggcccattacaacaagcgcagcaccatcagctcccgggagatccagaccgccgtgcgcctgctgctgcccggggaactggccaagcacgccgtgtcggaggggacaaaggcggtgaccaaatacaccagctccaagtaa
- the LOC144494040 gene encoding histone H4: protein MSGRGKGGKGLGKGGAKRHRKVLRDNIQGITKPAIRRLARRGGVKRISGLIYEETRGVLKVFLENVIRDAVTYTEHAKRKTVTAMDVVYALKRQGRTLYGFGG from the coding sequence ATGTCTGGCAGAGGAAAAGGAGGCAAAGGACTGGGGAAAGGCGGAGCAAAGCGGCACCGCAAAGTGCTTCGTGATAACATCCAGGGCATCACCAAGCCAGCCATCCGCCGCCTGGCTCGCCGTGGCGGGGTCAAACGGATCTCGGGCTTGATCTACGAGGAGACCCGCGGGGTGCTGAAGGTTTTCCTGGAGAATGTGATCAGGGATGCGGTCACCTACACCGAGCACGCCAAGCGCAAGACGGTCACCgccatggatgtggtgtacgCTCTGAAACGCCAAGGCCGCACTCTCTATGGATTCGGCGGCTGA
- the LOC144494039 gene encoding histone H4 → MSGRGKGGKGLGKGGAKRHRKVLRDNIQGITKPAIRRLARRGGVKRISGLIYEETRGVLKVFLENVIRDAVTYTEHAKRKTVTAMDVVYALKRQGRTLYGFGG, encoded by the coding sequence ATGTCTGGCAGAGGAAAAGGAGGCAAAGGACTGGGGAAAGGCGGAGCAAAGCGACACCGCAAAGTGCTTCGTGATAACATCCAGGGCATCACCAAGCCAGCCATCCGCCGCCTGGCTCGCCGTGGCGGGGTCAAGCGGATCTCGGGCTTGATCTACGAGGAGACCCGCGGGGTGCTGAAGGTTTTCCTGGAGAATGTGATCAGGGATGCGGTCACCTACACCGAGCACGCCAAGCGCAAGACGGTCACCgccatggatgtggtgtacgCTCTGAAACGCCAGGGCCGCACTCTCTATGGATTTGGCGGTTGA
- the LOC144494192 gene encoding histone H3, translating to MARTKQTARKSTGGKAPRKQLATKAARKSAPATGGVKKPHRYRPGTVALREIRRYQKSTELLIRKLPFQRLVREIAQDFKTDLRFQSSAVMALQEASEAYLVGLFEDTNLCAIHAKRVTIMPKDIQLARRIRGERA from the coding sequence ATGGCCAGAACCAAGCAGACAGCGCGCAAGTCCACCGGAGGGAAAGCTCCCCGCAAGCAGCTGGCTACCAAAGCTGCCCGCAAGAGCGCTCCAGCCACGGGCGGAGTGAAGAAGCCTCACCGCTACCGGCCCGGCACTGTGGCTCTGCGGGAGATCCGCCGCTACCAGAAATCCACCGAGCTGCTGATCCGCAAGCTGCCCTTCCAGCGCCTGGTGCGGGAGATCGCTCAGGACTTCAAGACCGACCTGCGCTTCCAGAGCTCGGCCGTCATGGCGCTGCAGGAGGCCAGCGAGGCTTACCTGGTGGGGCTCTTTGAGGACACCAACCTGTGCGCCATCCACGCCAAGCGAGTCACCATCATGCCCAAAGACATCCAACTGGCCCGCCGCATCCGCGGGGAGCGCGCCTAA
- the LOC144494194 gene encoding histone H3 has translation MARTKQTARKSTGGKAPRKQLATKAARKSAPATGGVKKPHRYRPGTVALREIRRYQKSTELLIRKLPFQRLVREIAQDFKTDLRFQSSAVMALQEASEAYLVGLFEDTNLCAIHAKRVTIMPKDIQLARRIRGERA, from the coding sequence ATGGCCAGAACCAAGCAGACAGCGCGCAAGTCCACCGGAGGGAAAGCTCCCCGCAAGCAGCTGGCTACCAAAGCTGCCCGCAAGAGCGCTCCAGCCACGGGCGGAGTGAAGAAGCCTCACCGCTACCGGCCCGGCACTGTGGCTCTGCGGGAGATCCGCCGCTACCAGAAATCCACCGAGCTGCTGATCCGCAAGCTGCCCTTCCAGCGCCTGGTGCGGGAGATCGCTCAGGACTTCAAGACCGACCTGCGCTTCCAGAGCTCGGCCGTCATGGCGCTGCAGGAGGCCAGCGAGGCTTACCTGGTGGGGCTCTTTGAGGACACCAACCTGTGCGCCATCCACGCCAAGCGAGTCACCATCATGCCCAAAGACATCCAGTTGGCCCGACGCATCCGTGGGGAGCGCGCCTAA
- the LOC144494197 gene encoding histone H2B 1/2-like has product MPEEKKLQGSKKGAKKAQKKPATASGKKRRKTRKQSYSLYIYKVMKQVHPDTGISSKAMSIMNSFVNDIFERIAGEASRLTHYNKRSTISSREIQTAVRLLLPGELAKHAVSEGTKAVTKYTSSK; this is encoded by the coding sequence ATGCCTGAAGAAAAGAAACTCCAAGGTTCCAAGAAGGGCGCCAAAAAAGCGCAGAAGAAACCGGCAACCGCAAGTGGTAAGAAGAGGAGGAAGACCAGGAAGCAGAGTTACAGTCTgtacatctacaaagtgatgaagcaggttcaccccgataccggcatctcctccaaggccatgagcatcatgaactcgttcgtTAACGACATCTTCGAGCGCATCGcgggtgaggcttcccgcctgacccattacaacaagcgcagcaccatcagctcccgggagatccagaccgccgtgcgcctgctgctgcccggggaactggccaagcacgccgtgtcggaggggacaaaggcggtgaccaagtacaccagctccaagtaa